CGCTCTCGAAGGCCACGGGCATTGAGGAAGCGGTGATTGCACACCGGCTGATGGGCGACTGGTCGCCGCAGACCACGACCTTCGACGAGCTCATCTTGTCAGGCGACAACAGCGACAGCCATTCGCGGCCCTACCCGTTCTGCCTTGCCTATGCGCTGGATGACGGGGTTGAAGGTCTCGGTGACACGGCTGATTGGATGGCCGAGCGAAAGTGGGACGGCATTCGCGGTCAGATTATCGTGCGCAATGGCGAAGTGTTTGTCTGGTCGCGCGGCGAAGAGCTCGTGACGGACCGGTTCCCGGAGTTTCATGACCTGGCAAGCTGTCTGCCGGACGGTACGGTAATCGATGGCGAAATCCTGCCGTGGCGTGATGGAAGGCCGCTTGATTTCCAGTCCCTGCAAACCCGCATCGGGCGCAAGACGGTGGGCAAGAAGCTGCTCAAGGACGCCCCCGTCATCCTCATGGCCTATGATCTGATGGAAGATGTTGGCGTCGATATCCGCGCGGTCGATTTCGAAAAACGCAGGGCTCGTCTTGAGGAACTGATCGGAGATGCGGCAACCCCGGCGCTGCAGCTTTCGCCGTTACTGATTTTTGACGACTGGCAGACGCTTGTCAGCGAACGGGAAGATTCGCGCACCCATGCCAGCGAAGGCCTGATGCTGAAACGCCGAGGCAGCGTCTACCACGCCGGACGAAAGAAAGGTGACTGGTTCAAATGGAAGATCGATCCGATGACGGTGGATGCGGTGATGATCTATGCCCAGCGCGGGCATGGCCGGCGGGCCAATCTCTACACGGACTTTACATTCGCGGTTTGGAAGGACGGCGAACTCGTGCCATTCACCAAGGCCTATTCCGGCCTGACCGACGCGGAATTCAACGAAATAACCAATTGGGTCCGACGCAACACGCTCGAACGGTTCGGGCCGGTCCGGCGGGTGAATCCCGTGCATGTGTTCGAGATCGCCTTTGAGGGCATCCAAAAGAGCAAGCGGCACAAATCCGGCATCGCCCTTCGATTTCCGAGAATGCGCCGCTGGCGCAAGGACAAACCGGCAGACGAGGCCGGCACGATCGAGGAACTCAACGAATTGCTGATCGCAACAACGCGCGGTTAAAGCCCCATCACCAGATCTGCGCAGCGGTCGCCGAGCATCATGGCCGGCGCATTGGTGTTGCCCGCATTGATATTGGGCACTGCCGACATATCACAGACCCGCAGCCCATCGACCCCGCGCACCCGCATACGCGCATCCAGCACCGCCATGGGATCGCCATCGGCCCCCATGCGCGCTGAACCGGCGGGATGATAGTTGGTTTTCACAAACCGTTTGCAATGCGCCTTCAGCGCTTTGTCCGACTGGTCGTCGGGCGACGGGATAGCGACCCGCTCGATATGGTCCGCCAGCGGATGGGCCGCAAAGGCGCGCAGGAAAAACCGTTGCCCGGCAATCATCTCCTTCATGTCGTCCGAATGCTTCAACAAACCGGGAGAAACGAGCGGCATATCGGACGGATCGGCCGATGCAAGACGGACTTCGCCGCGCGAACGCGGTTTGACGACGACTGTCGTCACCGTCAGACCGTGACCGTCCTCAACCAGATCGAGCGTATCGCGATCCAGATAGACGATCGGCACACAAAAGGCCTGGATGGTCGGCGGCGCATCGGGATCTGACGGATTGACGAATGCGCCTGCCTCAACCCCTGCAGATGTCACAGGGCCGGAACCGAACAGCTTGAACTGAATGCCGTTTTTCAGCATCCGCCAGCCCTCGCCCTGCTTGTAATAGCCGAACGGGCCATTGGCGAGCGCAGTGATCGGAACCTCCGGATGATCGATCAGGTTCTGTCCGACACCGGCAAGATCGGCGTGACAGGATATGCCATGCTGCGCCAGTTGGTCGGCCGGGCCAATGCCCGACAGCATCAGGACTTTCGGCGTGACGAGCGCACCGCTTGCGACAATGACCTCGCCGTCGCAATGCACGGTCCGCACATTGCCGCTCTTGTCCTTGTAGGTAACGCCGACCGCCCGCCCGCTTTCGACAACGACCTTCTGCACCTCGCAGCGCAAGCGCACGGTCAGGTTCGGATTGTTCTCCTGCGGCGTCACATAGGCGTAGGCCGCCGAACTGCGCTTTCCATGCCGGTTCATGAACTGGTAGAAGCCGACGCCACGCTGGCTGGCGCCGTTAAAGTCAACATTGAACGGCTCGCCGAGCGCCTGCACCGCCTGCACGAACCAGCGCGAGAACTCATCGATATGGCCGGGATCCGATACCAGCATCGGGCCTTTTGTGCCGTGATATGCGCCATTCAGGCGGTTGTTGCTTTCCATGCGGACGAAATGCGGCAACACGTCGTCCCAACCCCATCCGACGCGGTCATTATTGCCACGCAGAACTTCGTCCCATTCATCGTAGTCGGAAGGCCGGCCGCGCATATAGACCTGCGCATTGACGGAAGATCCGCCGCCCAGAACATTGCCCTGCGGTATATCGTGAACACGCCCGTCCAGGTGCTCCTGAGGCACGGTGCGATGATAGCGCATATATTTGGAACCGTTGATCATCTTGAAGATGCCGGGTGGCATATCAAGCAGTGGGTGGCGGTTCGAATGACCGGCCTCAAGCAACAGCACCTTCGCCTTGCCTTCACTTGCCAACCGCGCAGCAGCCACGCAACCGGCGGAGCCGCCGCCGACGACGATATGATCGAAGCTCTCGGTCATAGCTCCCCGGCGTCAAAGGTCACGCGAACATATTCCCAGGCCGCCTTCAGATGATTGACCAGGGCTTCCTCGGCGGCATCCGGATCCCGCTCGACGATCGCCATGAAAATCGCCTCATGACTTTTGTAGTTGACAGTATTGCGCTCCGGCGAGCGCAGCATCTTTTCCCAGTGCGGCGCCAACCATGAGGTGTAGCCCTCGTGAATGGCGGGAAAAATCGGGTTTTTAGGAACCTTGTAGAGCACGCCGTGAAAGGCGGTGTCGGTCGCGTAGAACGCCGCTGAATCGCCGATCGAACGTTCGTTGTCCGCCAGCGCCTGTCTCAGTTGCTGGATGTCGTCCTTTTGAGCCGACAAGGCGGCCTCGCGCACCAATGCACGCTCGATGAAGACACGGCTGTCATAAAGGTTCTTCACGCCGCCATGTTCGCTCAGCAGATGCCGCACGACACCCCCAACGGCTGTAAGTGCGGTTTCGTAGTCGGGCTTGCGGACGATGGGACGATAGCGCGGCTTGCTTTCTATCAGACCGCGGCTGGAGAGCGTGGCGATGGCTTCGCGGATAACGGTACGGCTCGCATTGAACTGTTCCATGAGATTGCGTTCGGCCGGCAGTGGCGCATCGTTCTCAAGCACGCCGGACACAATCTGCTCCTCCAGCTTTTCGATCACGGCGTCGGCCGCCCGACGGGAATGAACCGTCACATTGCCCTCATCATCATAGTTGTTCGTGCTCACTTCAGATCAATCCTTCCAATCGTGCAGCCCCACACGCAGTGACTGATATTGGCACGTCTATATCGCAATTTTGGTATGATTAAAAGCGTAAACATCTGTGACAAACGCTCCTGTTTCCACACTTTTATAAATATTATTTGACATTTGGACTGATTAAGATTTTACTTCAGTAAAGTTTGGTCGTACCAAATAGTGAGAATTAAAAATGCTCGACCTGCCATCCGGCAAAAATGGTGTCAGCACCTATGCAATGCTCATCAACGGGGCATGGGCGGACATCGGCGGCCGTGCATCGATCGAGGTCGAGAATCCGGCCGATCAATCCGTCATCGCAACGATCCCGGAAGGCACGCCGGATGATGCGCATCGCGCACTGGAGGCCGCCGCCACAGCCCAACCGCCATGGGAGGCAATGCCGGCAATCGAGCGCGGACGGCTCGTCTCACGCCTGGCTGATGCCGTGTCATCCAACCGGGAACGGCTCGCGCGCATCGTCGTTGCCGAACAGGGCAAGCCGCTCAATCAGGCCGAGGGCGAAATCGGTGCAGCCGAGACATTTTTGCGCTACGCGGCTGAAAACGCCCGACGTATCGAAGGCGACATCCTTCCATCCGACAACAAAGATGAAGAGATCTGGATCAAACGCAGACCCTATGGGGTCGTCGCCGGCCTGACCGCCTGGAACTATCCGGCGGCGCTTGCTGCCCGCAAGCTTGGGCCCGCATTGGTTGCCGGCAACACATTTGTACTCCTGTCTCACGAATTCACACCCCTTTCGGGACTGGAACTTGCCCGCCTCGCGCAGCAAGCCGGAATACCCGATGGCGTGTTTAACGTGGTCACCGGACGTGGCCCTGTTGTCGGACGCACGCTGGTGGAAAGCCCGTTGACCGATCTCGTCACCATGACAGGCAGCACCCGGGCGGGCCGCGAGATCTACCAAAGCGGTGCCGAGCGACTGAAAGTTCTCAGGCTCGAGCTTGGCGGCAAAGCCCCCTTTATCGTCATGGAAGATGCCGATATCGATGCCGCGGTTTCAGCGGCGGCGCAGGCCCGATACACCAATTGCGGCCAGATCTGCACCT
This portion of the Hoeflea prorocentri genome encodes:
- a CDS encoding aldehyde dehydrogenase family protein; the encoded protein is MLDLPSGKNGVSTYAMLINGAWADIGGRASIEVENPADQSVIATIPEGTPDDAHRALEAAATAQPPWEAMPAIERGRLVSRLADAVSSNRERLARIVVAEQGKPLNQAEGEIGAAETFLRYAAENARRIEGDILPSDNKDEEIWIKRRPYGVVAGLTAWNYPAALAARKLGPALVAGNTFVLLSHEFTPLSGLELARLAQQAGIPDGVFNVVTGRGPVVGRTLVESPLTDLVTMTGSTRAGREIYQSGAERLKVLRLELGGKAPFIVMEDADIDAAVSAAAQARYTNCGQICTCSERIYLHQDIADEFTEKFITVSKELSIGDPLGNPDIGAKISGSEVEKVKALVDEGVKSGAQILLEGGPLTEGDYSRGYWYAPTVLTVNENSSPLMQKEIFGPVVPIMRVTSFEQAIERANDTDFGLSAYVFTKNIKRLMEVSRKLNFGEIYFNRSNGEQVQGFHTGWGQSGLGGEDGKYGFDGYLRKQTTYVSWA
- a CDS encoding FCD domain-containing protein, which codes for MSTNNYDDEGNVTVHSRRAADAVIEKLEEQIVSGVLENDAPLPAERNLMEQFNASRTVIREAIATLSSRGLIESKPRYRPIVRKPDYETALTAVGGVVRHLLSEHGGVKNLYDSRVFIERALVREAALSAQKDDIQQLRQALADNERSIGDSAAFYATDTAFHGVLYKVPKNPIFPAIHEGYTSWLAPHWEKMLRSPERNTVNYKSHEAIFMAIVERDPDAAEEALVNHLKAAWEYVRVTFDAGEL
- a CDS encoding GMC family oxidoreductase yields the protein MTESFDHIVVGGGSAGCVAAARLASEGKAKVLLLEAGHSNRHPLLDMPPGIFKMINGSKYMRYHRTVPQEHLDGRVHDIPQGNVLGGGSSVNAQVYMRGRPSDYDEWDEVLRGNNDRVGWGWDDVLPHFVRMESNNRLNGAYHGTKGPMLVSDPGHIDEFSRWFVQAVQALGEPFNVDFNGASQRGVGFYQFMNRHGKRSSAAYAYVTPQENNPNLTVRLRCEVQKVVVESGRAVGVTYKDKSGNVRTVHCDGEVIVASGALVTPKVLMLSGIGPADQLAQHGISCHADLAGVGQNLIDHPEVPITALANGPFGYYKQGEGWRMLKNGIQFKLFGSGPVTSAGVEAGAFVNPSDPDAPPTIQAFCVPIVYLDRDTLDLVEDGHGLTVTTVVVKPRSRGEVRLASADPSDMPLVSPGLLKHSDDMKEMIAGQRFFLRAFAAHPLADHIERVAIPSPDDQSDKALKAHCKRFVKTNYHPAGSARMGADGDPMAVLDARMRVRGVDGLRVCDMSAVPNINAGNTNAPAMMLGDRCADLVMGL
- a CDS encoding ATP-dependent DNA ligase; protein product: MRDFADLFTALDRTTKTTAKVAALAAFFGSAQPSDKLWTIALLSHRRPRRTVNTTMLREWAAEAAGIPLWLFEEAYPVVGDLAETIALVLPEHGDADDVSLSEWINLIVELRDVEEEDRKTAVMDAWKRLDRIECFLFNKLITGGFRVGVSQKLMSRALSKATGIEEAVIAHRLMGDWSPQTTTFDELILSGDNSDSHSRPYPFCLAYALDDGVEGLGDTADWMAERKWDGIRGQIIVRNGEVFVWSRGEELVTDRFPEFHDLASCLPDGTVIDGEILPWRDGRPLDFQSLQTRIGRKTVGKKLLKDAPVILMAYDLMEDVGVDIRAVDFEKRRARLEELIGDAATPALQLSPLLIFDDWQTLVSEREDSRTHASEGLMLKRRGSVYHAGRKKGDWFKWKIDPMTVDAVMIYAQRGHGRRANLYTDFTFAVWKDGELVPFTKAYSGLTDAEFNEITNWVRRNTLERFGPVRRVNPVHVFEIAFEGIQKSKRHKSGIALRFPRMRRWRKDKPADEAGTIEELNELLIATTRG